From Pyxicephalus adspersus chromosome 7, UCB_Pads_2.0, whole genome shotgun sequence, a single genomic window includes:
- the PPIG gene encoding LOW QUALITY PROTEIN: peptidyl-prolyl cis-trans isomerase G (The sequence of the model RefSeq protein was modified relative to this genomic sequence to represent the inferred CDS: deleted 2 bases in 1 codon) — MGIKVQRPRCFFDISINNVTVGRVVFELFTDICPKTCENFRCLCTGEKGVGKTTQKPLYYKNCLFHRVVKDFMIQGGDFSEGNGRGGESIYGGFFEDENFSVPHNKEFLLSMANRGKDTNGSQFFITTKPTPHLDGLHVVFGQVMSGQDVVREIENQKTDASSRPSAEVRIQNCGELVQVQKSKSKKEKKRHKSSSSSDTEDSSESDSSTDSSSDSEEEEKSKKKKKKHKKTSKKQKKEKKKRKKNKKSSESENEDEVQVTSTVRPEEIPTVPENKFLMRRSPQRADEKEGRTNDRERQRESNSVYQRRLLVTRSGRKIKGRGPRVRFFFFFFFFFGERWIKGDKSEINEKDNQKSPVRGRERKQCDQGAQSESPSRKTDHDKKSKDHKSMSKERESKKHGKNEEKEDKSWNRKRTKSDSRSESKENAKSNRDLKNTKRDQTKSRSKEKGHERGREKHSDNKTKDKERSRSKERSKHSKSRNETAKSKSKERDRSKSKERGRSKSKEKRKSKDRDRSKSKESLKSKERARSKSREERKSKERARSKSKEKKRSKERGRSKSKERRKSKERGRSKSKERKKSKERDRSNSKERGRSKSKEQDNSKDRHEKARSKERETVKAKRRSNSTAKERSKSRENTRKVQSRSRDSNRTRSQERAESNEKESKGRGRSRSRDRKRTPDRSRSKRSRSRGGSKSSEREASHSRNKDSAKKGSQKKSPERESHKRKLSGSSSPDTKRTRKSSRNHRSPDSNIVHSTYREDRSSHGRSGDREKTRRYSHDKENGKRSRSRERRTSHSKDRSSPNSVDSKND; from the exons ATGGGGATCAAGGTTCAGCGTCCTCGTTGTTTCTTTGACATATCAATTAACAATGTTACAG ttggaaGAGTTGTCTTTGAGCTGTTTACAGATATTTGtccaaaaacttgtgaaaatttccGATGTCTCTGCACAG gtgAAAAGGGTGTTGGGAAAACTACCCAGAAACCCTTGTATTACAAAAACTGCTTGTTTCATCGAGTGGTAAAGGATTTCATGATTCAGGGGGGAGATTTTAGTGAAG GAAATGGAAGAGGAGGAGAATCAATATATGGAGGATTTTTTGAAG ATGAGAACTTCTCTGTTCCACATAACAAGGAATTCCTCCTGTCCATGGCTAACCGGGGAAAGGACACCAATggctcacaattttttat aacaaCAAAGCCAACACCCCACTTGGatgg GCTCCACGTTGTCTTTGGTCAAGTCATGTCCGGGCAAGATGTGGTTAGAGAAATTGAAAATCAAAAAACCGACGCTTCTAGCAGGCCCAGTGCAGAAGTCAGAATACAGAACTGTGGAGAACTTGTTCAAGTTCAGAAATCTAAAT ctaagaaagagaagaagaggcACAAATCGTCCTCCTCCAGTGACACTGAAGACTCCAGTGAGTCTGATTCCTCTACGGATTCATCATCAGACTCAGAAGAGGaggaaaaatctaaaaagaagaaaaagaagcacAAGAAAACttctaagaaacagaagaaagagaagaagaaacgaaaaaagaataaaaaaag TTCTGAGAGTGAAAATGAAGATGAGGTCCAAGTCACATCAACTGTACGTCCAGAAGAGATCCCCACAGTGCCAGAAAACAAGTTCTTAATGAGGAGGAGTCCACAGAGAGCTGATGAGAAAGAAGGAAGAACCAATGACCGCGAACGACAGCGGGAAAG CAATTCTGTTTATCAGAGAAGGCTTTTGGTAACCAGGTCCGGAAGGAAAATTAAAGGAAGAGGTCCCagagtaaggtttttttttttttttttttt tttttttggagaacgCTGGATAAAGGGAGATAA GAGTGAAATTAATGAAAAAGACAATCAAAAAAGTCCAGTAAGGGGAAGAGAAAGGAAACAGTGTGACCAAGGAGCTCAATCTGAGAGTCCAAGCAGAAAAACAGATCATGACAAGAAGAGCAAAGATCACAAATCAATGAGCAAGGAAAGAGAGTCTAAGAAACATGGGAAAAATGAGGAAAAGGAAGATAAATCTtggaacagaaaaagaacaaagtcaGACAGCCGGAGTGAAAGTAAGGAAAATGCTAAAAGCAATAGAGATTTGAAGAATACCAAGCGTGATCAGACTAAATCAAGAAGCAAGGAAAAAGGGCATGAACGGGGAAGAGAAAAACATtcagacaataaaacaaaagacaaagagAGAAGCAGAAGTAAGGAGAGATCAAAGCACAGCAAATCAAGAAATGAAACTGCAAAAAGTAAAAGCAAGGAACGGGATAGAagtaaaagcaaagaaagaggaagaagtaagagtaaggagaaaaggaaaagcaaagaCAGGGATAGAAGTAAAAGTAAGGAAAGCTTGAAAAGCAAAGAGAGGGCTAGGAGTAAAAGCagggaggaaagaaaaagtaaagagaGGGCTAGAAGTAAAagtaaagagaagaagagaagtaAAGAACGGGGTAGAAGTAAAAGCAAGGAGAGAAGGAAGAGTAAAGAACGGGGTAGAAGTAAAAGCAAGGAGAGAAAGAAGAGTAAAGAACGAGATAGAAGTAATAGCAAGGAGCGAGGCAGAAGTAAAAGCAAGGAACAGGACAATAGTAAAGACAGGCATGAAAAAGCAAGGAGTAAGGAACGTGAAACTGTGAAAGCAAAACGTAGATCTAACAGCACAGCTAAAGAGAGAAGCAAAAGCAGAGAAAACACCAGAAAAGTACAGTCAAGAAGTCGGGACAGTAACCGAACCAGAAGTCAGGAGCGTGCAGAAAGCAATGAGAAAGAATCCAAAGGAAGAGGTCGGTCCAGAAGCAGAGATCGAAAGAGAACACCAGACAGGTCCAGAAGCAAAAGAAGCAGGAGTCGGGGTGGCTCCAAATCTTCTGAGCGTGAAGCTAGTCACAGCAGAAACAAGGATTCAGCAAAAAAAGGTTCTCAGAAAAAGTCCCCAGAGCGTGAAAGCCACAAAAGGAAGCTGTCTGGGAGCAGCAGCCCAGACACTAAGCGAACCAGGAAATCAAGCCGAAATCATAGGAGTCCTGACTCCAACATAGTGCATAGCACTTACAGAGAGGACCGATCATCCCACGGGAGAAGTGGAGACCGGGAAAAAACTAGAAGATATTCACACGataaggaaaatggaaaaaggtCACGGAGTCGTGAGAGACGTACGTCCCATTCAAAGGATCGGTCCAGTCCCAACAGTGTTGACAGTAAAAATGATTAA